TGTGTTGAAAATGCCTTGTTTTTCAATACTTACCTCGACAAATTATCAGTTTACAGCAGTTTTCATTTCCTTAAACCACACTTTAGATTATTAGGAGGATTCTCTTTGCGTCTTCGCGCCTTTGCGAGAAACAAAAAACGTGGTTAATTAATCAGAAATGAACTCTATAAAAACAAGTGTATTACTTATCACTAAGAGCAGCAAAAAAACCGGGTACTTTAGAACCCATGTTAGCGCCATCTTTTTGAGAAATGATCACTCCTGTAATTTGATCGCTCAAAATAGCAATTTTTTTATCAGTTTGTTTATCGCAGGTTAACTCAATGATTTCAGGAGTAGGGCTTTTAATTGTCTCAAGGATATGTTGATATAGTTGTTGTGCTTCGCTTTCTTCATTTTTTTGCACTGATAAGGGCATGGGAATGTATCTAACTAATAAGTCAATGGTAAACATAGATTGTTGTGATAATTTCTTGATTTTTCCCTCTTTATTTTAGTGGAAAAAGAGTCAAAGAGTTTAAAAAGACAAGATAACATCCTATCAAATCACGAGGGAAAGCGCCCTCCACCTCACAAAAGCTGGATTTAACAGGGATATTTTTTTAGCCAAGTTTACCGTGACACTGTTTAAACTTTTTGCCGCTGTTGCACCAACAAGGTTCATTTTTCTTGGGTTGAATGGGCGGTAAAATTTCTCCATCAGTGTAAAACCATTTACCTTTTTCTTTAATAAAATTAGATCGTTCGTGCAGTTGAGCAAGAGATTCTCCTTCTTGATATACTGCCATAAACTCAACAATCCCTGCTTCATCCCCAGATTTGCCTCCTTCGGTATTAAGTACGGTTAAACTGCGCCAGATAAGACTATTAGCAGTAGCCGTAATCATTGCTCTACTATTGGGTTTGCGGTACTTAGGATGTTCTGTGTTGAATAGGTAATCTATATTTTTAAGACAGTAAGCAGTATAGCGCGATCTCATCAGTTTTTCGGCGGAGGGCGCTGGTAATTGTCCTTGTAGATAGACATCACAACATTGATTTAATGGTTTTTGACTTCCACAGGGACAAGGCTGAGAAGAAAGACTATGATTAGAAATAAGCATAATTAAATGTCGATATAGAATTCAAGTTTAAATAGCGGTATAAATCACTATTAAAAGGATCGATTTTTTCATTAACCATCGCCATATATTCCTCCATAGTGGAAATTTTACCAAGCAAAGCGCCCTCCACCCCAACTCAATACCACAGAGATAAAAACCAGCGCCCACCACCTTAACTCAACACCACTGAGATA
This genomic stretch from Cyanobacterium sp. T60_A2020_053 harbors:
- a CDS encoding YchJ family protein, producing MLISNHSLSSQPCPCGSQKPLNQCCDVYLQGQLPAPSAEKLMRSRYTAYCLKNIDYLFNTEHPKYRKPNSRAMITATANSLIWRSLTVLNTEGGKSGDEAGIVEFMAVYQEGESLAQLHERSNFIKEKGKWFYTDGEILPPIQPKKNEPCWCNSGKKFKQCHGKLG